The following are from one region of the Variovorax sp. V213 genome:
- a CDS encoding VOC family protein — MRAQLDHLVIAAASLAEGVAWCEATLGVTPGPGGSHPLMGTHNRLLNIASAAFPQAYLEIIAIEPGKQPSRPGTRRWFDLDDAVLRAGLAQRGPRLVHFVARVPDAHAALQALAHDEHAHIDRGHLLEASRDTPAGRLEWQITVRDDGQRLFYGALPTLIQWGPVHPTDAMPPSGLAMQSLRATHPRAAALDAALSAIGMSDMPVQPGAPNLVAVLDTPRGPVTLQSEGL, encoded by the coding sequence ATGCGCGCGCAACTCGACCACCTGGTGATCGCCGCCGCCTCGCTCGCCGAGGGCGTGGCGTGGTGCGAAGCCACCCTGGGCGTGACGCCGGGTCCTGGCGGTTCGCATCCGCTGATGGGCACACACAACCGGCTCCTGAACATCGCGAGCGCGGCCTTTCCCCAGGCCTACCTCGAAATCATCGCCATCGAGCCGGGCAAGCAGCCGTCGCGCCCCGGCACGCGCCGCTGGTTCGACCTGGACGACGCCGTGCTGCGGGCAGGCCTCGCGCAACGCGGGCCGCGGCTGGTGCACTTCGTCGCGCGCGTGCCCGACGCGCACGCCGCGCTGCAGGCGTTGGCGCACGACGAACATGCGCACATCGATCGCGGCCACTTGCTCGAAGCCTCGCGCGACACGCCCGCCGGCCGGCTCGAGTGGCAGATCACGGTGCGCGACGACGGCCAGCGGCTGTTCTATGGCGCGCTGCCCACGCTGATCCAGTGGGGGCCGGTGCATCCCACCGACGCCATGCCGCCCTCGGGACTGGCGATGCAATCGCTGCGCGCCACGCATCCGCGCGCGGCCGCCCTGGATGCCGCGCTGTCAGCCATCGGCATGTCCGACATGCCCGTGCAGCCCGGCGCGCCCAATCTGGTGGCCGTGCTCGACACGCCCCGCGGCCCCGTCACACTTCAATCCGAAGGGCTCTGA
- a CDS encoding LysE family translocator yields MLTLTEIAWFALASMLLALTPGPNMIYCVSRTLIQGRRAGLVSLGGVMMAFLAHLFAAALGLTALLLAVPVAFDAIRLAGAAYLLWLAWQAVKPGGNAPFEARALPADPPAKLFRMGFLTNLLNPKVAMFYLSFFPQFIHPERGSVLLQSMQLGMAQMASSAAVNTVVIFGAASITAVLSQSAGWLRAQRYVMGSVLAALAVRVALTERK; encoded by the coding sequence ATGCTGACCTTGACCGAAATCGCCTGGTTCGCGCTTGCCTCCATGCTGCTTGCGCTCACGCCGGGGCCGAACATGATCTATTGCGTGTCGCGCACGTTGATCCAGGGCCGCCGCGCCGGGCTGGTCTCGCTCGGTGGCGTGATGATGGCTTTCCTGGCCCACCTGTTCGCGGCCGCGCTCGGGCTCACCGCGCTGCTGCTGGCCGTGCCGGTCGCGTTCGATGCCATCCGGCTTGCCGGCGCCGCCTATCTGCTGTGGCTGGCATGGCAGGCGGTCAAGCCAGGCGGCAATGCGCCCTTCGAGGCGCGCGCGCTGCCGGCCGATCCGCCGGCCAAGCTGTTTCGCATGGGCTTTCTCACCAACCTGCTGAACCCGAAGGTCGCGATGTTCTACCTCTCGTTCTTTCCGCAGTTCATCCATCCCGAGCGCGGCTCGGTGCTGCTGCAGAGCATGCAGTTGGGCATGGCACAGATGGCCAGCAGCGCCGCGGTCAATACCGTCGTGATTTTCGGCGCCGCAAGCATCACGGCGGTGCTCTCGCAAAGCGCCGGATGGCTGCGTGCACAGCGGTACGTGATGGGCAGCGTGCTGGCCGCGCTGGCGGTGCGAGTCGCACTGACGGAACGCAAATAA
- a CDS encoding threonine dehydratase translates to MRFTRDEIESAQRTVGAAMPPTPQYAWPLLGQRLGSAVWAKHENHTPAGAFKIRGGLTYFETLAREQPDVRHVISATRGNHGQSVGFAARRHGLAATIVVPHGNSLEKNAAMRALGVQLVEHGDDFQAAAEHAVMLAERDGMHRVPSFHRELVRGVSTAYVEFFSALKDAPPDVLFVPIGLGSGFAAAAAARAHCGVSTKLVGVVSAHATAYRDSFRAGRPVESPVSTRLADGMACRTPVPESVEVILREADDVITVTDDEIAEAMRILFSDTHNVAEGAGAAALAGALQQRERWRGKTVGISVSGGNVDSGMFAGVLARSVS, encoded by the coding sequence GTGAGGTTCACCCGCGACGAAATCGAATCCGCGCAGCGCACCGTCGGCGCCGCCATGCCGCCCACGCCGCAATACGCATGGCCGCTGCTCGGGCAGCGCCTCGGCAGCGCGGTATGGGCCAAGCACGAGAACCATACGCCGGCGGGCGCCTTCAAGATCCGCGGCGGGCTGACCTACTTCGAGACGCTGGCGCGCGAACAGCCGGACGTGCGCCACGTCATCAGCGCCACGCGCGGGAACCACGGCCAGTCGGTCGGCTTCGCGGCGCGGCGCCACGGGCTCGCGGCCACCATCGTGGTGCCGCACGGCAACTCGCTCGAGAAGAACGCCGCCATGCGTGCCCTGGGGGTGCAGCTGGTCGAGCATGGCGACGACTTCCAGGCGGCCGCGGAGCATGCGGTCATGCTCGCCGAGCGCGACGGCATGCATCGCGTGCCCTCGTTCCACCGCGAGCTGGTGCGCGGCGTGTCGACGGCGTATGTCGAGTTCTTCAGCGCATTGAAAGACGCGCCGCCGGACGTGCTGTTCGTGCCCATCGGCCTGGGCTCCGGCTTTGCCGCGGCGGCTGCCGCGCGGGCGCATTGCGGCGTATCGACCAAGCTCGTCGGCGTGGTGTCGGCGCATGCCACCGCGTACCGCGACTCCTTCCGCGCGGGCCGGCCCGTCGAGTCGCCGGTCAGCACGCGGCTGGCCGACGGCATGGCCTGCCGCACGCCTGTGCCCGAATCGGTCGAGGTGATCCTGCGCGAAGCCGACGACGTGATCACCGTCACCGACGACGAGATTGCCGAGGCCATGCGCATTCTCTTCAGCGACACCCACAACGTGGCCGAAGGCGCCGGCGCCGCCGCGCTGGCGGGTGCGCTTCAGCAGCGAGAGCGCTGGCGCGGCAAGACGGTGGGCATCAGCGTGAGCGGCGGCAATGTCGATTCCGGCATGTTTGCCGGGGTGCTGGCCCGCAGCGTTTCCTAG
- a CDS encoding creatininase family protein, whose protein sequence is MNASPVSLPRHWSQLTTRDFAALDVAATVAVLPLGATEQHGPHLPLGVDTVLADGIVAAALPLLPAALPVLFLPTQQIGLSPEHARFAGTLTLSAETVIRMWNEIGAGVARAGVKKLVLFNAHGGHVGAMDIVARELRAAHGLIVYSVSWFNLPLGDAGAQFGADEHRFGVHAGDIETSMMLALAPQQVRMGEAKNFRSTSEQRAADYAILGNGKSAKLGWAMEDYNAQGAAGNAAAATALRGQAVVDAAAQQLALLLAEVSRLPLDTANTQPLP, encoded by the coding sequence ATGAACGCATCCCCGGTATCCCTGCCCCGCCACTGGTCTCAACTGACGACGCGCGACTTCGCGGCGCTCGATGTGGCAGCCACGGTCGCGGTGCTGCCGCTCGGCGCCACCGAGCAGCACGGGCCGCATCTGCCGCTGGGCGTGGACACGGTGCTGGCCGACGGCATCGTGGCCGCGGCACTGCCGCTGCTGCCGGCGGCGTTGCCGGTGCTGTTCCTGCCGACCCAGCAGATCGGCCTGAGCCCCGAGCACGCGCGCTTCGCGGGCACGCTCACGCTGTCGGCCGAGACCGTGATCCGCATGTGGAACGAGATCGGCGCCGGCGTGGCGCGCGCCGGCGTGAAGAAGCTGGTGCTGTTCAACGCGCATGGCGGCCACGTGGGTGCCATGGACATCGTGGCGCGTGAGCTGCGCGCGGCCCACGGGCTCATCGTCTACAGCGTGAGCTGGTTCAACCTGCCGCTGGGCGATGCCGGCGCGCAGTTCGGCGCGGATGAACACCGCTTCGGCGTGCATGCGGGCGACATCGAAACCTCGATGATGCTGGCGCTTGCGCCGCAACAGGTGCGCATGGGCGAGGCGAAGAATTTCCGTTCTACTTCCGAGCAGCGCGCGGCCGACTACGCGATCCTCGGCAACGGCAAGAGCGCCAAGCTCGGCTGGGCCATGGAGGATTACAACGCGCAGGGCGCCGCGGGCAATGCGGCCGCGGCGACGGCGCTGCGCGGCCAGGCGGTGGTCGATGCGGCCGCGCAGCAGCTGGCGCTGTTGCTGGCCGAGGTGTCGCGCCTGCCGCTGGACACGGCCAATACGCAGCCTCTGCCCTGA
- a CDS encoding SDR family oxidoreductase: MDLQLQDRHVLITGGSKGIGLACALGFLREGARVSLVSRDLQNLEQGRRTLVEAFAQAEGRVSVHAADLKDSASAVAALDAAEQGFGPVDVLVNSAGAARRTPPDELDAAAWHDAMDAKYFTYIHMIDPVVKRMGQRGRGAIVNVIGQGGKVASPVHMAGGAANAALMLVSAGMAAAYAPKGVRVNAVNPGLTLTERLQEGLKADAKLQGIGSDEALQRAKARLPLGRIAAPDEIANAVVFLASPRASYITGAIVAMDGAVTPMI, encoded by the coding sequence ATGGACCTTCAACTCCAGGACCGGCACGTTCTCATCACCGGCGGCAGCAAGGGCATCGGCCTGGCCTGCGCGCTGGGCTTCCTGCGCGAAGGCGCGCGCGTGAGCCTGGTCTCCCGCGATCTGCAGAACCTGGAGCAGGGCCGCAGGACGCTGGTCGAGGCGTTCGCGCAGGCCGAGGGCCGGGTCTCGGTGCATGCCGCCGACCTCAAGGACTCCGCCAGTGCCGTGGCCGCGCTCGATGCGGCCGAGCAAGGCTTCGGCCCGGTCGACGTGCTGGTCAATTCCGCCGGCGCCGCGCGCCGCACACCGCCCGACGAGCTGGACGCCGCCGCCTGGCACGACGCGATGGACGCCAAGTACTTCACCTACATCCACATGATCGATCCGGTCGTGAAACGCATGGGCCAGCGCGGCCGCGGCGCCATCGTCAACGTGATCGGCCAGGGTGGCAAGGTCGCCAGCCCGGTTCACATGGCCGGCGGCGCGGCCAACGCCGCGCTGATGCTGGTGAGCGCCGGGATGGCCGCGGCCTATGCCCCCAAGGGCGTGCGCGTGAACGCGGTGAACCCCGGCCTCACGCTGACCGAGCGGCTGCAGGAAGGCCTGAAGGCGGATGCGAAGCTGCAGGGCATCGGCAGCGACGAGGCGCTGCAGCGCGCCAAGGCCCGGCTCCCGCTCGGGCGCATCGCCGCGCCGGACGAGATTGCCAATGCCGTCGTGTTCCTGGCGTCGCCGAGGGCGAGCTACATCACCGGCGCCATCGTTGCAATGGATGGCGCCGTCACGCCCATGATCTAG
- a CDS encoding LysR family transcriptional regulator: MKIENLSDLQVLMQTARGGTLTAAAHALGLTPAAASATLKRLETQLGARLFERSTRAMRLTSQGQTLLDYAVRAFELLDEGESLVTADRGELVGALRVAAPSDLTRSTLLPWFDEFLERHPGVQLSLSVGDRLLDVTRDEVDVALRYGALADSRLVARPFALTNPLLTASPAYLRRHAAPKTPQDLVHHNCLTFDRGGRRHRTWRFAQNGQWTEVRVKGDRSVDDASLARDWAVAGRGITLKSALDVRNDIASGRLVRLLPEWDTEPYPLHALLPSGRFVPARVRALVDFLALKFEALTATA; the protein is encoded by the coding sequence ATGAAGATTGAAAATCTGTCGGACCTGCAGGTGCTGATGCAGACCGCGCGCGGCGGTACGCTCACGGCGGCCGCCCATGCACTGGGCTTGACGCCGGCCGCCGCCAGCGCGACGCTCAAACGGCTGGAAACGCAGCTCGGCGCGCGCCTGTTCGAGCGCTCGACCCGCGCCATGCGCCTGACTTCGCAGGGCCAGACCTTGCTCGACTACGCGGTGCGCGCCTTCGAGCTGCTCGACGAAGGCGAATCGCTCGTCACGGCCGATCGCGGTGAGCTGGTCGGCGCCCTGCGCGTGGCCGCTCCGTCGGACCTCACGCGCAGCACGCTGCTGCCCTGGTTCGACGAATTCCTCGAACGGCACCCGGGCGTCCAGCTGTCGCTTTCCGTCGGCGACCGGCTGCTCGACGTGACCCGCGACGAGGTCGACGTGGCGCTGCGCTATGGCGCGCTGGCCGATTCACGGCTGGTGGCGCGGCCCTTTGCCCTGACCAATCCGCTGCTCACCGCATCGCCCGCCTACCTGCGCCGCCATGCCGCGCCGAAGACGCCGCAAGACCTGGTGCACCACAACTGCCTCACCTTCGATCGCGGCGGGCGCCGGCACCGCACGTGGCGCTTCGCGCAGAACGGGCAGTGGACCGAAGTGCGGGTCAAGGGCGATCGCAGCGTGGACGATGCCTCGCTCGCGCGCGATTGGGCCGTGGCGGGGCGCGGCATCACGCTGAAGTCGGCGCTCGACGTGCGCAACGACATCGCGAGCGGACGGCTGGTGCGCCTGCTGCCCGAGTGGGACACCGAGCCCTATCCGCTGCATGCATTGCTGCCGAGCGGGCGCTTCGTGCCGGCGCGCGTGCGGGCGCTGGTGGACTTCCTGGCGCTGAAGTTCGAGGCGCTGACCGCCACCGCCTAG
- a CDS encoding zinc-binding alcohol dehydrogenase family protein, with product MKAIGYYQALPIDNPESLQDIELPAPAAGPRDLLVRVKAISVNPVDAKVRKNMAPEAGQAKVLGWDAAGTVEAVGSEVNNFKVGDRVYYAGSIVRPGANSELHAVDERIAALAPRSLDDAQAAALPLTTITAYELLFDRLRVPKNGGAGQTLLVTGGAGGVGSILIQLARQLTQLRVVATASRAETRAWCLALGAHAVIDHSKPLAAELKAAGIGEVDMVASLTQTGQHYAQIIESLKPQGQLAVIDDLPSLDAMPLKTKCISLHWEMMFARSRFETPDIAEQGALLAEVAALVDAGRIRTTANASFGTINATNLRKAHALIESGTAQGKVVLAGF from the coding sequence ATGAAAGCCATCGGCTACTACCAAGCCCTCCCCATCGACAACCCGGAATCGCTGCAGGACATCGAACTGCCCGCGCCCGCGGCCGGCCCGCGCGACCTGCTGGTGCGCGTGAAGGCCATCTCGGTCAACCCGGTCGACGCCAAGGTGCGCAAGAACATGGCGCCCGAGGCCGGCCAGGCCAAGGTGCTGGGCTGGGACGCTGCGGGCACCGTCGAGGCGGTCGGCTCCGAAGTGAATAACTTCAAGGTCGGCGACCGCGTCTACTACGCCGGTTCGATCGTCCGGCCCGGCGCCAATTCGGAGCTGCATGCGGTCGACGAGCGCATCGCGGCGCTTGCGCCCAGGAGCCTCGACGACGCGCAGGCCGCCGCGCTGCCGCTCACCACCATCACCGCCTACGAGCTGCTGTTCGACCGCCTCCGGGTGCCGAAGAACGGGGGCGCGGGCCAGACGCTGCTCGTCACCGGCGGGGCCGGCGGCGTGGGCTCGATCCTGATCCAGCTCGCGCGCCAGCTCACGCAGTTGCGCGTGGTGGCGACGGCCTCGCGGGCCGAGACGCGGGCCTGGTGCCTGGCGCTCGGCGCGCACGCGGTCATCGACCATTCGAAGCCGCTCGCGGCCGAACTCAAGGCCGCCGGCATCGGCGAGGTCGACATGGTCGCGAGCCTCACGCAGACCGGCCAGCACTACGCGCAGATCATCGAAAGCCTCAAGCCCCAGGGCCAGCTCGCGGTGATCGACGACCTGCCGTCGCTCGACGCGATGCCGCTCAAGACCAAGTGCATCTCGCTGCACTGGGAAATGATGTTCGCGCGCTCGCGCTTCGAAACGCCGGACATCGCCGAGCAGGGCGCGCTGCTGGCCGAAGTGGCGGCGCTGGTCGATGCGGGCCGCATCCGCACGACCGCCAACGCGAGCTTCGGCACCATCAATGCCACCAACCTCAGGAAGGCGCATGCGCTGATCGAAAGCGGCACTGCGCAGGGCAAGGTGGTGCTCGCGGGGTTCTGA
- a CDS encoding GNAT family N-acetyltransferase — translation MADSIQPLIEFETPRLRLRQWRESDLAPFAALAADPEVMAFLLPLPTRADSDALAASIKSRIAANGWGFWAVEHKDSGEFAGFTGLNAPLATLPFSPCVEIGWRFARHWWGQGLATEAARGALQVGFERLGLAEIVAFTALGNLRSAAVMERIGMHEDLAGAFDHPSVPEGHALRRHRLFRIGRPRR, via the coding sequence ATGGCCGACAGCATCCAGCCCCTGATCGAATTCGAGACCCCGCGCCTTCGGTTGCGCCAGTGGCGCGAGAGCGATCTCGCGCCCTTTGCCGCGCTCGCCGCCGACCCGGAGGTCATGGCTTTCCTGCTGCCGCTTCCCACTCGGGCCGACAGCGATGCGCTGGCAGCAAGCATCAAGTCACGCATCGCCGCGAACGGATGGGGCTTCTGGGCCGTCGAGCACAAGGATTCGGGCGAATTCGCGGGCTTCACGGGCCTGAACGCCCCGTTGGCCACGCTGCCCTTCTCGCCGTGCGTCGAGATCGGCTGGCGCTTCGCGCGCCATTGGTGGGGCCAGGGGCTCGCAACCGAGGCGGCGCGCGGCGCCTTGCAGGTCGGCTTCGAGCGGCTCGGGCTCGCCGAGATCGTGGCGTTCACGGCGCTGGGCAATCTCCGCTCGGCGGCGGTGATGGAACGCATCGGCATGCATGAAGACCTGGCCGGCGCTTTCGATCACCCGAGCGTGCCCGAGGGGCATGCGCTGCGCCGGCACCGGCTGTTCCGAATCGGCCGCCCGCGGCGCTAG
- a CDS encoding sorbosone dehydrogenase family protein, translating to MKVPSIAVSSLVSLAAVAAALAGCGEAAKLPPEATIGPRPQLAEPNKTLIPTVNVATAVGWSDTAGPKAADGLRVNALARGLDHPRWVYTLPNGDVLVAESNKPPKPEGSSDGGSGPMDKIRNWVMGKVMTRAGAGVPSPNRIMLLRDVDGDGAAEVRHVFLSNLSSPFGMALVGNELFIANADALVKVPYTEGQTSASASPTVVTPLPAGINHHWTKNVIANPDGTKLYVTVGSNSNIGENGLAAEEGRAAIWEVDVKSGEKRLFASGLRNPNGLAWHPETKALWTVVNERDEIGSDLVPDYLTSVKDGAFYGWPWSYYGGHVDARVTPQKPDLVAKAVVPDYALGSHVAPLGLVFSDGRGMPAEFAGGAFIGEHGSWNRKPKSGYKVVFVPFIGGNPSGPPVDVLTGFLTADEKAQGRPVGVALDKNGALLVADDVGNVVWRVTRAKPQ from the coding sequence ATGAAGGTTCCGAGCATCGCCGTTTCTTCCCTGGTCTCCCTGGCCGCCGTGGCCGCGGCGCTGGCGGGCTGCGGCGAAGCCGCCAAGCTGCCCCCCGAAGCCACCATCGGGCCGCGTCCGCAACTGGCCGAGCCCAACAAGACGCTGATTCCCACCGTCAACGTGGCCACCGCGGTCGGGTGGTCCGACACCGCCGGGCCCAAGGCTGCCGACGGCCTGCGCGTGAATGCGCTGGCGCGCGGGCTGGACCATCCACGCTGGGTGTACACCCTGCCCAACGGCGACGTGCTGGTGGCCGAGAGCAACAAGCCGCCCAAGCCCGAGGGCAGCAGCGACGGCGGCAGCGGGCCGATGGACAAGATCCGCAACTGGGTCATGGGAAAGGTCATGACCCGCGCCGGCGCAGGCGTGCCGAGCCCCAACCGCATCATGCTGCTGCGCGACGTCGACGGTGACGGTGCGGCCGAGGTGCGGCACGTCTTCTTGTCGAACCTGAGTTCGCCCTTCGGCATGGCGCTGGTCGGCAACGAGCTTTTCATTGCCAATGCCGACGCGCTCGTCAAGGTGCCCTACACCGAGGGCCAGACCTCGGCCAGCGCCTCGCCCACGGTGGTCACGCCGCTGCCGGCGGGCATCAACCACCACTGGACCAAGAACGTGATCGCCAATCCCGACGGCACCAAGCTCTACGTCACGGTCGGCTCCAACAGCAACATCGGCGAAAACGGGCTCGCCGCCGAAGAAGGCCGCGCCGCCATCTGGGAGGTCGACGTGAAGAGCGGCGAGAAGCGCCTGTTCGCGAGCGGCCTGCGCAATCCCAACGGCCTGGCCTGGCACCCCGAGACCAAGGCGCTGTGGACCGTGGTCAACGAGCGCGACGAAATCGGCAGCGACCTCGTGCCCGACTACCTGACCTCCGTGAAGGATGGCGCCTTCTACGGCTGGCCCTGGAGCTACTACGGCGGCCACGTGGATGCGCGTGTCACGCCGCAGAAGCCCGACCTCGTGGCCAAGGCCGTCGTGCCCGACTACGCGCTCGGCTCGCATGTCGCGCCGCTGGGGCTGGTGTTTTCCGACGGGCGCGGCATGCCCGCGGAATTCGCTGGCGGCGCCTTCATCGGCGAGCACGGCTCGTGGAACCGCAAGCCCAAGTCGGGCTACAAGGTGGTGTTCGTGCCCTTCATCGGCGGCAACCCGAGCGGACCGCCGGTCGACGTGCTGACCGGCTTTCTCACGGCGGACGAAAAGGCGCAAGGCCGGCCGGTGGGCGTGGCGCTCGACAAGAACGGCGCGCTGCTGGTGGCGGACGACGTGGGCAACGTGGTCTGGCGCGTCACGCGGGCAAAGCCGCAGTAG
- a CDS encoding alanyl-tRNA editing protein, which yields MTDDLFRADAYLRACEARILRIDDTGIVLDRTVFYPLGGGQAGDTGVLALADGREIAIADTRKAKNEEGQPTPEFVHVPAQGQAELLAALKPGDTVTARLDWERRHRLMRFHTASHLLCHLVPVPVNGCSITPDYARIDFHMTDPLDKEALTAGLARLVEAAHPLTVGAITDEELDANPALVKSMSVQPPRGTGTVRTIRIGGEGGEGGAQIDFQPCGGTHVANTAEIGAVVVTKIEKKSANSRRVVLGWAA from the coding sequence ATGACCGACGACCTGTTCCGTGCCGACGCCTACCTGCGCGCCTGCGAAGCCCGCATTCTGCGCATCGACGATACCGGCATCGTGCTGGACCGCACCGTGTTCTATCCGCTGGGCGGCGGGCAGGCCGGCGATACCGGCGTGCTGGCGCTGGCCGATGGCCGCGAAATCGCCATTGCCGACACCCGCAAGGCGAAGAACGAGGAAGGCCAGCCCACCCCCGAGTTCGTTCACGTGCCGGCCCAGGGGCAGGCCGAACTCCTGGCCGCGCTGAAGCCCGGCGACACGGTGACGGCCCGCCTCGACTGGGAGCGCCGCCACCGGCTGATGCGCTTTCACACTGCCAGCCACCTGCTGTGCCACCTCGTGCCGGTGCCGGTGAACGGCTGCTCGATCACGCCCGACTACGCGCGCATCGACTTCCACATGACCGATCCGCTCGACAAGGAAGCGCTGACCGCCGGCCTCGCGCGGCTGGTGGAAGCGGCGCATCCGCTGACCGTGGGCGCCATCACCGACGAGGAGCTCGACGCGAATCCGGCGCTGGTGAAGAGCATGAGCGTGCAGCCGCCACGCGGCACGGGCACGGTGCGGACCATCCGCATCGGCGGCGAGGGCGGCGAGGGCGGCGCGCAGATCGATTTCCAGCCCTGCGGCGGCACGCATGTTGCAAACACCGCCGAGATTGGCGCGGTGGTGGTCACCAAAATCGAGAAAAAGAGCGCCAACAGCCGCCGCGTGGTGCTGGGCTGGGCCGCTTGA
- a CDS encoding protein-disulfide reductase DsbD family protein, protein MPAAAQLASKPGAVVTTPHVRAELVAHAPEGVTPGAPVWVGLQITHQPEWHTYWKNAGDSGLPTELNWTLPPGVAAGDIAWPVPKKIPVGSLANYGYEGTVLLPVPLEVSSNFKPPLALGTGASALDIRLKATWLVCRKECIPEEGEFTLALPLQGSTALHKADFDAAQAAQPQPLAKPGAVEVNGNNLQVRLEGLPAAAQGKTLGFFPETPELIRTAAESGKDWTQSWQGATWTATLPLADQRSASPATLPLVVALAEPDRQPGQPVAWRTEAPVGGTWPAAAAPRAEVSPALQAALAANAANAAKAAAPASPTELPPQPASTFVLALLGAVLGGLLLNLMPCVFPILAIKVLGFARQAGNRSAHRTAGLAYTAGVMLSFLALGGAMLALRAAGAQLGWGFQLQSPAVVAALAALFTLIGLNLVGVFEFGRAAPSSLCSAQARHPIANDFLSGVLAVVIASPCTAPFMGASLGFAIGLPAVQALLLFAALGLGLALPYLVAGFIPAVARLLPRPGPWMGTLRRLLAFPMFATVAWLVWVLGQQSGIDGAGTLLALLVCMAAIVWALTLRGRTRLVIATVLVAFTAVLTAAIGRNVLQTVEPARLASKAGQRWQPWSTERVAELTGAGRPVFIDFTAAWCVTCQYNKKATLADAELLADFDSKKVAMLRADWTRRDPAITAALTAFGRSGVPLYVLQAPGKPPVVLTEILGKDEVRAALASL, encoded by the coding sequence ATGCCGGCTGCGGCCCAATTGGCATCCAAGCCGGGTGCTGTCGTCACCACCCCCCATGTGCGCGCCGAACTGGTCGCGCACGCGCCGGAGGGCGTGACGCCCGGCGCTCCGGTCTGGGTCGGCCTGCAGATCACCCACCAGCCCGAGTGGCACACCTACTGGAAGAACGCCGGCGATTCCGGCCTCCCCACCGAGCTGAACTGGACGCTGCCGCCAGGCGTGGCCGCTGGCGACATCGCTTGGCCGGTGCCAAAGAAGATTCCGGTCGGCAGCCTGGCCAACTACGGCTACGAGGGCACGGTGCTGCTGCCGGTGCCGCTCGAGGTGTCGAGCAATTTCAAGCCGCCGCTGGCCCTTGGCACGGGTGCATCGGCGCTCGACATCCGGCTCAAGGCCACGTGGCTGGTGTGCCGCAAGGAATGCATCCCCGAGGAAGGCGAATTCACCCTCGCGCTGCCGCTGCAGGGCTCGACCGCGCTGCACAAGGCCGACTTCGACGCGGCCCAGGCGGCCCAGCCGCAACCGCTCGCCAAGCCGGGCGCCGTCGAGGTCAATGGCAACAACCTGCAAGTGCGCCTCGAAGGCCTGCCCGCCGCCGCGCAGGGCAAGACCCTGGGCTTCTTCCCCGAAACGCCCGAACTGATCCGCACCGCCGCGGAGTCGGGCAAGGACTGGACGCAGAGCTGGCAAGGCGCCACCTGGACCGCCACGCTGCCGCTGGCCGACCAGCGCAGCGCCAGCCCGGCGACGCTGCCGCTGGTGGTGGCGCTGGCCGAGCCCGACCGGCAGCCGGGCCAGCCGGTGGCCTGGCGCACCGAGGCGCCGGTCGGCGGCACCTGGCCCGCGGCCGCCGCGCCGCGCGCCGAGGTGTCCCCCGCGCTGCAGGCCGCACTGGCCGCCAACGCAGCGAACGCGGCGAAGGCCGCCGCACCGGCCTCGCCCACGGAGTTGCCGCCCCAGCCCGCGAGCACCTTCGTCCTCGCGTTGCTGGGCGCCGTGCTCGGTGGCCTGCTGCTCAACCTCATGCCCTGCGTGTTCCCGATCCTCGCCATCAAGGTGCTGGGCTTCGCACGGCAGGCTGGCAATCGCAGCGCGCACCGCACGGCGGGGCTGGCCTACACCGCGGGCGTGATGCTCTCGTTTCTCGCGCTGGGCGGCGCCATGCTGGCGCTGCGCGCGGCAGGCGCCCAGCTCGGCTGGGGCTTCCAGCTGCAATCGCCGGCCGTGGTGGCCGCGCTGGCGGCGCTGTTCACGCTGATCGGGCTCAACCTGGTGGGCGTGTTCGAGTTCGGCCGCGCGGCGCCGTCTTCGCTGTGTTCCGCGCAGGCCAGGCACCCGATCGCCAACGACTTCCTGTCGGGCGTGCTGGCCGTGGTGATCGCATCGCCCTGCACCGCGCCGTTCATGGGCGCCTCGCTCGGCTTTGCCATCGGGCTCCCGGCCGTCCAGGCCCTGCTGCTGTTCGCGGCGCTGGGCCTGGGGCTGGCGCTGCCGTACCTGGTCGCCGGCTTCATTCCGGCCGTGGCGCGGCTGCTGCCCAGGCCCGGCCCGTGGATGGGCACGCTGCGCCGGCTGCTGGCGTTCCCGATGTTCGCCACCGTGGCCTGGCTGGTCTGGGTGCTGGGCCAGCAAAGCGGCATCGACGGCGCGGGCACGCTGCTCGCGCTGCTGGTGTGCATGGCCGCCATCGTCTGGGCGCTGACGCTGCGCGGCCGCACGCGGCTCGTCATTGCCACGGTGCTGGTCGCCTTCACCGCGGTACTCACCGCGGCCATCGGCCGCAACGTGCTGCAGACGGTGGAGCCGGCCAGGCTCGCGTCCAAGGCCGGCCAGCGCTGGCAGCCGTGGTCGACCGAACGCGTGGCCGAGCTCACCGGCGCCGGGCGGCCGGTGTTCATCGACTTCACCGCCGCCTGGTGCGTGACCTGCCAGTACAACAAGAAGGCCACGCTCGCGGATGCCGAGCTGCTGGCCGATTTCGACAGCAAGAAGGTCGCGATGCTGCGGGCCGACTGGACGCGCCGCGATCCCGCCATCACCGCCGCCCTGACCGCGTTCGGGCGCAGCGGCGTGCCGCTGTACGTGCTGCAGGCGCCCGGCAAGCCGCCGGTCGTGCTGACCGAGATCCTGGGCAAGGACGAGGTGCGCGCGGCGCTTGCCTCGCTTTGA